In Actinomyces marmotae, the DNA window CCTGCAGTGGGACAAGGACGACTGCGCCGACGCCGGGCTGGTCAAGTTCGACTTGCTTGGCTTGGGGATGCTCACCGCGCTGCGCCTGGCCTTCACCAGCCTGGCCGCCCGTGGGGAGACCGTGCCCGAACTCGCGCCCGGGGGAGAGCTGCGCGCGGCGAAGGTCGGCCGCCCCTGGGACCTGCACACCCTGCCCGAGGAGGACCCGGCGGTCTACCGGCTCCTGCGCGCCGCGGACACCGTGGGCGTCTTCCAGGTTGAGTCGCGCGCGCAGATGGCCACCCTGCCGAGGCTGCGCCCCGAGACCTTCTACGACATCGTCGTCGAGGTCGCCCTCATCCGCCCCGGCCCCATCCAGGGCAACGCCGTGAGCCCCTACCTCCGGCGCCGGCTCGGCCGAGAGCCCATCACCTACCTTCACGACTCCCTCAAGCCTGCCCTGGCCAAGACCCTGGGCGTGCCCCTGTTCCAGGAGCAGCTCATGCGGATCGCCATCGACGCCGCCGGCTTCACCCCCGCCGAGGCCGACGCCCTGCGCCAGGCCATGGGCGCCAAGCGCTCGGCCGAGCGCATGGAGGCCCTGCGCGCCCGGCTCGTGGACGGCATGACGCGGCGCGGGGTAGGCCGGGCCGACGCCGAATCGGTCTTCGCCCAGCTCAAGGGCTTCGCGGACTTCGGCTTCCCCGAGTCTCACGCCTTCTCCTTCGCCTACCTCGTCTACGCCTCCGCCTGGCTCAAGGCCCGCCGGCCCGAGGACTTCTACGCCGGCGTCCTGGGCGCCCAGCCCATGGGCTTCTGGTCGCCCGCCACGCTCGTGGCCGACGCCCGCCGCCACGGGGTGCGCGTCCTGCCCGCCGACGTCAATGCCTCGGCGGTCGAGGCCGGGGTGGAGCAGCGCCCCGCGACGCCGGGCCCCGACTGGGAGCCCCTCACGCCCTCCCCGCACGCCCTGGCGCCCCTTGACGTCCACCCGGACCTGGCCGTGCGCCTCGGGCTGGGCGGCGTCAAAGGCCTGGGCGGAGCCGCTGAGCGGATCGTCGCCGAGCGCGCCGAGAACGGGCCCTTCACGGACCTGGCGGACCTGGCCCGACGCGTGCGGCTGACGACGGCGAGGCTGGAGTCCCTGGCCGCTGCCGGGGCGCTGCGCTCACTCGGAGCGGATCGGCGCGAGGCCCTCTGGGCGGCGGGGGCGGTCTCCGGGGAGATGGGGCGGAGCCGCGCCTCCTCCCCGGGCGGGGCCTGGTCCCAGCCGCCGCTGCCGGGCACCGCCGTCGGCGCGAGCGCGCCGGAGCTGACCCCGATGACCCCCGCGGAGGAGGCCGTCGCCGATATCCGGCTCACGGGGGTGTCCTCCTCGCGCTCCCCGATGGCCCTCGCGCGCCCCGCGCTGGCGGCCGACGGCATCCTCACGATAGCCGAGGTGGCGCGCCGGGCGGGCCAGCGGGCGCGGGTGGCGGGGGTCGTCACCCACCGGCAGCGCCCCCACACGGCGTCGGGGATGGTCTTCCTCAACCTGGAGGATGAGACCGGTTTGCTCAACGTCGTGTGCTCCGCGGGCATGTGGCGCCGCTACCGGGGGATCGGCCGGCGGGCCGGCGCTCTCGTGGTGCGCGGGATGGTGGAGGCCGACGACGGCGCGGTGGCCCTCATCGCCGAGCGACTGGAGGCCCTGGGCGGGATTGTGGCGCCGTCGAGCCGCGACTGGGCCTGAACCGGGCCTGCATCCAGGGCCCGAGGGCGATCGGGATGGGCGGGGCTCGGGCGCCCTCAGGGCTTCGCGCGGATCTCTGAGTAGGCGGGCAGTTCCCCAATGACCGGCGCATCCTTGACGTGGAGCTCGGAGTAGACCGACCAGGCGACGCTGATGAGGGGGACGGCGATGACCGCGCCGAGCAGGCCCGCGGAGTAGGTGCCCACCGCCACGCCGATGATGACGACCACCGGGTGCAGTGAGACCTGCTTGCCCATGATGAGGGGCTGGAGGATGTGCCCCTCGATCTGGCCGATGCCCGCCACGCCGAGGCACACGATGATCATCGTGAGGAAGCCCTTGGAGGCCAGGGCCACGATCATGGCCACGACCATGGCCACCGGCGCGCCGAGCAGCGGGATGAAGGCGCCGATGAACACGAGCACGCCCAGGGGGGCGGCCAGGGGGATCCCGATGAGCTGCAGGAAGATCCCCGCCATGATGCCGTCGGTGGCGGCCACGAGCACGGTGCCCCGGGCGTAGCCGGCGAAGGTGTACCAGCCGGCGCCGGCCGCGCGGTGGACGGGCTCGCGCAGGTGGGCGGGCAACTCGTTGAGGAACCAGCGCCACATGCGGCCCCCGGAGGCCAGGAAGAAGATCGTGCAGAACAGGGCCAGGGCGAGCACAGCGAAAACGTCGACGACGGCGCCCGCGTTGGCCAGGGCCTCGGAGACGAGGGTCGGCGCGTTGGTGCGCAGGTACTCCTGGCCCTTGACGACGAGGCTGTGCACCTGGGCGAAGATCTGGTCCTCGGTCAGGTGCAGGGGCAGGGGGCCGTGCTCGAGGAAGTTGACGATCGTGTCGATGCCGGTGTTGAACTGGTCGGCGAGGCTGCCCCACTGATCCGTCACCGAGGTGATGACGTAGAACATGAGGCCGGCGACGACGCCGATGGCCACCCCGAGCGCGAGGAAGGTTGCCGCGTAGCGGGGCATGACGCGGGCGAAGAAGGTCACGAGGGGCTGTAGGAGGGTGGTGAACACGAGGGCGATGAACAGCCCGACGACCACCGGGACGAGTTTGAAGGTCGCGAAGAAGACGAGGCTGATGATGATGAGGAGCCCCAGCCCCAGCCAGGCCGCGATCCCACCGCGCACGAGCCAATGGGGCAGGGCGTCCAGGACGGTGGGCCTGGAGGCCACGACGACGGTGGGTGGGGTGGCCGGATCCGCGGCGGCGGTCCTCTCGGCGCCCACCGACCCCTGGGCCCCCTCCTCCCGCGCGGCCCCGCCGGCCGGCGCGCGCCCGTGATCGACGGGATCGTGGGTCTGCGCGGTCATCGGCGCCGTGGTGCCCGCCGCGCCGGGGACGGCGGTGGCGCCGGGGGTGTCCGCGGCGTCGTCGGGGGCGTCTGGCGCGCCGTGGGGCGCTGGGTCTCGGGGACTCGTCATGATCCTCGCGTCTCGCTCTCACTGACGGTTCCCGGCCAGCCTACTAGCGTGGAACCATGAGTCCCTTACGCCGTGCCGGTTCCCGACCGCCATTCCGCCTGCCGCGCGTCGCGGCCCTGACCCCGGGCAGGGGCGGCCAGCCCCGCCTGCTCATCGACGCGCCCTCGGGGGCCGCCGAGATCTACCTCCATGGAGCGCACCTGACCTCCTGGATCCCCCGGGGTGGCGGTGAGGTCCTGTTCACCTCCCGCCAGGCCGTCTTCGACGGGCGGACCGCCATCCGGGGCGGCGTGCCCCTGTGCCTCCCCTGGTTCGCCTCCGGGCCCGACGGCGCGCGGAGGCCCTCCCACGGATGGGCCCGGATCATGGAATGGGAGCCGCGCTGCGTCGAGAGCCGGCCCGACGGCGCCGTGCGGGTCCTCATGGCCCTGAAGCATGATGGGCTGAGCCTCCTCTACGAGATCAGCGTGGGGGAGGAACTGGGGCTGTCCCTGTCGATCAGCAACCGGGGGGCGGCGCCCCGGAGCGTGGAGGCGGCGCTGCACACCTACCTGCGGGTCGGCGACGTGACCGCCGTGCGGATCGTCGGGCTGGAGGGGCGCGAGTACGTGGACAAGGTGGCCGGGGGCGCCGCCTCGGTGCAGGCCGGCCCCCTGGGCGTGCGCGGCCCCGTGGACAGGATCTACGAGTCCGGCGCGCCGACGATGGTCTTCGACCCGGCGCTCGGCCGCCGCGCGCGGGTCTCGCCCACGGGGTCGGAACAGACCGTTATCTGGAACCCGTGGAGCAGTGGCGCCGCCGCGCTGGCGGATATGGCCGAGGAGGAGTTCCCGACGATGGTGTGCGTCGAGACCGCCCGGTTGGGCCGTTCCGCGGCCCTGCTCGGGCCGGGGGAGACCATGGCCATGGGGGCCAGGATCGCCGTCGAGAGCCTGTGAGGAGCGGGGTGAGCCCGGGCGCCGCGGCGCTGTGAGATGAAGCACCGCGGGGTGATTTGCGCGCGAGCGCTCCTCCTGGGTAACTTTCTCTGCGTTGCCGGCGCGGGATGCCCGAGCGGGCGGCGCAACTGAATAGGTCCGAGTGGCGGAATTGGTAGACGCGCTAGCTTGAGGTGCTAGTGCCTTATTAAACGGGCGTGGGGGTTCAAGTCCCCCCTCGGACACGGCGAGGGCGGGCCCCAGGAGTGATCCTGGGGCCCGCCCTCATTTTCTGCTCCCGGTTGTTTTGCTTCCGGTTGCTCCCGGACGGGGCTCAGGCCCACTTGGGCCGGAACAACTCCGGCCTCGATGACGACAGCAGCAGGACGAGCAGCCAGATCGGCCCGGCGATGGGCACGAAGCTGATGAACCACCATCCGCCGGACTTGCCGACATCGTGGAGGCGGCGGACCTGGACCGCGATGGAGGGGATGATGAGAGCCAGGTTGAAGATCGCAATGGCGATGAGGCAGGGGGTCGCGATGGCGACCGCCCAATCGGCCACATCGGGCTTGTCATAGACCGTCTTGGCGGGGATCTCGCCGACCCTGAGCGAGACGACGGCGATCGTCAGCAGGCCGACGGAGACCAGGAGGCGGAACAGCAAGGGCCACACCAGCTCCGAGACCGAGGCGGTTCCCCGGAACTGGGCGTAGCGGCGGAAGAAGCGGCGCAGGGCCTCGCCGAAGGAGGCCCCGGGGAGGGCGGCGAGCTCAGCGGGGAGCATGGGCGTCTGGGGCGCCCCAGGAGCGGGGGCGCCCATGGGGTCGCCGGGCTGGGCATAGGGAACCTGAGGAGGCTGGATGCTTCCATGGGAAACGGACAAGATGACTCCTGTTGGTGAAAGACAAGGACTTACGGCCTGCGATGATGTTGGCTCATCGCCAGAACCGCCGCACATCGTAACGGATTCGTATCGCCCTTGACGTGGACCTCGATCCGCGCCGCGCGGGGCGGTCGCCCCCGTGCCGGGCTCCGCGGCTGCCGTTCCGGCCAGGGGCGGCGGGCCGCCTGATTAGGATCGGGGCATGCAGCCCTTCGAGATCACCGTCCCAGCCGAGGCGGGCCGCCCGGGCCTCCTCCTGTCCGCGCCCACGATGGACGACGCCGAGCGGGTCCACGAGATCTGCCAGGACCCCGAGATCCACCGCTGGACGCTCGCCCCCTCGCCCTATTCCCTCGACGACGCCAGGCGCTACCTCGCCGACGTTGTCGCCCCCGGCTGGGAGACGGGGAGCGAGTTCACCTGGGCCATCCGCGAGCGGCGCGGCGCGGGTGGGGATGGCGCGGACGGGAGGCTCGTGGGGATGATCGGGCTGCGCCTCGACTCCTCCGGCAGGGGCGATCTCGGCTTCTGGGTGGCGCCCGAGGCCCGCGGCAGGGGGGTGGCCACTCGGGCGGCGGGCGCCGTGGTCGATGCCGCCCTCGATCCCGGCGCCCTGGCCCTTCCCGCCGTGTCCTGGAGCTGCTGGATCGAGGACGGCGTGCCCAACTGGCCGTCGTGGCGGATCGCCTGGTCCCTCGGCTTCACCCGCGAGGGGCTGCGGCGCGCGGCCCTCGTGCGCGATGGGCGCCGCCTCGACGAGTGGACGGCCACGCTCCTGGCCGGGGAGCCCCGGCGCCCCGTGGCCCCCTGGGACGGGCCGGCGGTGCCCGCTCAGGCCCCGCTCGTCGCTCATGACGGCGTCGGCGAGCGCGAGGGCGACGACCCTGAGGCGCTCGTGCGGCGGTTCCACCGCGTCTACGGGCTGCCCATCCGCGACGATGGGCCGAGCCTGGATCGCGAGAGCCTGGACATGCGGATGAGCCTGATCGCCGAGGAGTTCGCCGAGCTGACCGGCGCCGTCTACGGCCGGGCCGCCAGGGCTGAGATCGAGGCCGCCTGCACCCGGGCGCGCGCGGCCGACGACGGCTCCCGGGACCTCGTCGAGACGGCGGACGCTCTGGCGGACCTCGTCTACGTCATCTATGGGATGGCCCTGGAGACCGGCATCGACCTGGCCGCCGTGCTGGCCGAGGTGCAGCGCTCCAACATGTCCAAGCTGGGCGAGGACGGGCGCCCGATCTACCGTGAGGACGGCAAGGTCCTCAAGGGCCCGGGCTACTTCCCGCCGGATGTGGCCCGAGTGCTGCGCGAGCCGCGCGGGATCGACCGGGCCCGCGGGCAGCGGTAAGGGCCCGGGACTCGCCGTGCGGGGGCGCCCGGTATTGGGAAGCGCGCCGGGATCGGGATAGCCTGGCCCGGCCCACAGCAGAATCGGTCGGCCCGGTCCGAGGACGGACCCGCGCCCGGCCCCCGTGAGAGGACCCCCATGGCACGTGTCACCATCGTCGGCGGAGGCTACGGCGGCATCACCCTGGCCAAGGCGCTCGACGGCATCGCCGAGGTCACCCTGGTCGAGCAGAAGGACGCCTTCGTCCACCACGCCGCCTCCCTGCGCGCGGCGGTGGATGCGGAGTGGTCGGAGAAGATCTTCCTGCCCTACGACAGGCTCCTGACCAACGGCCGCGTGGTGCGCGGCACCGCCATGGCGGTTAAGGGCACCACCGTCCAGGTCTCCGGCGAGGGCGATATCCAGGCCGACCACCTCGTGCTCGCCACGGGCACCAACTACCCGTTCCCCGCCAAGCACCTGGAGTCCACGGCGGCGATCGCCAAGGCCCGCATCGAGCGCGTGCGAGCCTCCCTGGGCTCCGCCAAGCGCGCCCTCATCCTGGGCGCGGGCGCCGTCGGCCTGGAGTTCGCCGGCGAGATCACCTCCGCCTTCCCGGACCTGCGCGTGACCATCGTCGAGGCCGGCCCCACCATCCTGCCGCAGGGCGACTACAAGGCCGAGTTGCGCGACTCGATCGCCGCCCAGCTTGCCGAGCGCGGCGTTGAGATCATCACCGGGGACACCCTGGCCTACCTGCCCCCGATCGACATCGGCGGCCTCGCCCCCTTCCGCGTGACCACCACCGGTGGGCGCACCATCGAGGCCGACATCTGGTTCCGCGCCTACGGGGCCTCCGCCGCCACGGGCTTCCTCGGCGAGGACTACGACGAGATCCGCCGCTATGACGGCACGATCCGCGTGGATGACAAGCTCCGGGTCATCGATCACCCGGGCGTGTGGGCCATCGGGGACATCGCCGACGTCCGCGAGTCCAACCGCGCCCAGCACGCTCGTGACCACGCTGCCGTCGTCGCCCAGAACATCCAGGACATCATGGCGGGCCGCGAGCCGTCGGCCTCCTACGCGCCCCAGTCCGATCTCGTCGTGCTCCCGCTGGGGCCGGTCGGCGGCGCCTCCCAGGTGCTCAAGGACGGGGTGAGCGTGGTCGAGGGCCCCGAGTTCACCAATCGCATCAAGGGCGAGGACCTGTTCACGGAGAATCTGCGCGAGCAGCTCGGCCTGGCCGGTTGACCTCCTCGCCCCCGCCCGGGCGCGGCCGCGGGCGTCCTGGCCCCCTCACGCGGGGCCAGGACGCTGATGTGGTGCGCGCCGCCGGGGGATGCCGGTAGGCTGGCGCCATGACGAACGACCCGCGGTCCGCGCTCAACCGACTCATCGCCGCCTTCGAGGCCCACCTCGACGCCGCCGCGACGGGTGATGAGAACTCGCCGGCAGTGGTCGCCGCTGAGAACGCCCTCCAGGACGCCTTCATCACCTACGACGACGTCCTGTTCACCGCCTACGGCATCGAACTCCCCTTCGACACCTACGACGATGACGACGACATCATCGACATCGATGACGACGATGATGAGGATGACGACGTCGACTATGACGATGATGAGGACGATGACGTCGACTACGACGATGAGGACTGATCTGCCGGGCCCCGTCGGGGCGGCCTGATCGGTCAGAATCTCTCGGGGTAGCCGATCCTCGGGGCGCTGACCTCGCCGAGGGCGTGGCGGATCTGCGTGGGCAGATCGAGGTCCTGCGCTGAGAGCGCTCCTTGGAGTTGCGCCGGGGTGCGGGCTCCCACGATCGTGGAGGCGATGCCCTCGGCATCGCGGGCCCAGGCGAGCGCCACCTCGACGGGCTTGCGGTCCAGGCCCGCGGCGGCCGTGGCCACCGACTCCACGATGCCCCGGTGCTCGCTGCCCAGGTACGCCGAGGCGTAGGAGCGCAGGTGCGGGGAGGCGGCCCGCGAGTCCGCGGGGATCGTGGCCCGGTACTTGCCGCTGAGGACCCCCCGGCCCAGTGGCGCGTAGCCGATAACGCCGAAGCCCATGGCCTCGGCGGCGGGGATGACCTCCCGCTCGATGCCCCGGTTGAGCAGGGAGTGCTCCACCTCGACGGCGGCCATCCCGGGCGCGTCAGGGCCCTCGGCGAGCAGGCTGGCGACGCGCGCGCTCGCCCACGCGGGATGGTTGGAGACCCCCACGTAGCGGGCCCGACCGGAGGCGACGGCGCGACGCAGGGCGTCGGCCGTCTCCTCCAGGGGGGTGGCGGGGTCGGGGACCTGGACGAGCCACAGGTCGAGATGGTCCGTGCCCAGGGTCTCCAGGGTCGCGTCGAGGCTGTCCAGGAGCGTGCCGCGCGAGGCATCGGCGGTGGCCGGGCCATCGCCCGTGCGCCAGGTGCGGACCCCCGCCTTGGACACGATGATGAGGTCCTGGCGGTTGACGTAGTCGCGCAGGAGGGTACCGATGGTGCGCTCGGCCAGGCCCTCGGTGTAGGTGGCGGCGGTGTCCAGGAGGGTGCCGCCGGCGTCGAGGAAGATCCCAAGCTGGTCCTTGGCCTCGACCTCGTCGGTGTCCCGGCCCCAGGTCATCGTGCCGAGGCCGACGGCGGACACGCGCAGGCCGGTGCGGCCCAGTCTCCTGTACTCCATGCCGCCAAAGGTACCCGCCCCGGCGCCGAATCCTCGTGCCGCGCGCACCGGGGCGGGGTGGCGGCCCCGCTACTTGCGAACCGTCATGGTCCAGGAGGCGGGGCCGACGGTCTCGAACTCGGTGACGGTGTAGCCGTTCTTCGCGGCCCAGGCGGGCAGGGTCTCTGTTCCCTGGGTGCAGTCGAAGGCGATGACGAGCTCGTCGCCGGCGTCGAGGTCCTCCATGGCCTCCTCCGCCTCCATGACGGGGAAGGGGCAGACCTGGCCGTTGGTCTCGAGGATCGTGCGCATGATGGCGTCCTTTCAGCGTGAAGGTATCGGTGTGAAGGGGGATGGGGGCGCGCCGTCGCCCCCGCGGGTTAGGCGCGGGCGGGCGCGGCCTCGCGGGCGGGGGAGGGCTCAGCGGCGCCGGCCGTCTTGGCGCGGGCGGCGCGGGCGGCGCGCCGCTTCTGGCGGGGGCGGATGAGCAGCGCCCAGGCGGCGGCTCCGACCCCGAGGACCTGGAAGACCAGCGCGATCCAGCCCTGCCAGGACAGCAGGGAGGTCTGCACGAGGGCGTTGCCGATAGAGCAGCCGCCGGCCCAGGCGGCGCCCACGCCCATGAGGACGCCGCCCAGGATGGAGCGGATGATGATGGTGGCGTCGGGGACGCGCACGCGGAACTCGCCGGAGGCCTTCGCGGCGATGAAGGAGCCCAGGAGGATGCCCAGCACGAGCAGGACGCCCCAGTCGAAGCGGCCGGTGTCCCCGGTGACGATGACGCCGATGAGGTTGGCCGACGGCGTCGTGATGCCCAGGCCGTCCTCGCGGCCGGCCGCCCAGGACAGGGGCCAGGCGGCGGTCGCGACGATCCCGACGATCGCCCCGGTGGCCAGGGGGTTCCAGCGCTTCTCCAGGAGCAGGTGGGCCAGGCCGGCGCGGCGGGCGGGCAGGGTGGGCTGGGGGCCGCGCGCAGCGGTGAGGCGCAACTGCCTGCGGGCCAGGAGGGCGACTCCGACAACGAAGGCCGCCACTCCCACCCACTGGGGCAGGTGCAGCGCGGCCGGGATGGTGGTGAGCTCGGTGGTCCACAGGCCCTTCACCCAGCGGGTGGGGCCGGCGAGGATGCCGGTCTTGGCCGCGGCGGCGGATAGCGCGTAGGCGATGAGGGCGAACCAGGATCCGACGAGGCCCTCGCCGGCGCGGTAGTAGGTGCCGGTGGCGCAGCCTCCCGCCAGCACGATGCCGACTCCGAAGAGGAGGGAGCCGACGGCGGTGGCGACCACGGAGAGCTGGGGCGCCTCCGGGGCGATGGCGCCGGTGAGGGTGAGTGCGAGGACGCCGACGGCCTGGACGGCGATGGCGATGAGGAAGGCGGTGAGCCAGAAGGAGGATCGTGAGACCCAGAGGTCCCGGAACGCGCCGGTGATGCAGAAGCGGCCGCGTTGGAGGATGAAGCCGAGGGTGGCTCCGGTGATCAGTCCGGTGATGATCATGGGGGTCCTTCCTGGGGTGGGGCGCGGGTGCGGCGCCCGGTTGTTGGGAGGGCCCGGGTGACGGGGCGCGCGGCGCCGTGGCGCGGAGGCGCTGGGAGCGGCGGTGGTGCCGCGGTGACGCGTCGCGCGTTCGGCGGCCGCGAGGGGGCGCGGTGCCGTCACCCGGGGTGTCGGGTGAGTGGTGCGCCTGGTCCGGGGAGGCCGGCGCGGTTATCGCGCCGTGGCCGGTGAGGGGGCTCGCTGGGTGCTGGTCGCGGAGCGCTGCCCTCAGATCGCCTGGACCAGGCAGCGCATACACATGGCAACCCCGCCGAGGGCGGTGCGGTTGCGGCGTGCGTGGTCCGTGCTCATGCGATCGTCCGTTCAGTCGTGGCGCCGCGAGGTGCGGCGACGTGGCCGGACGCTATCGGGGCGAGTCCCGCTGTGGCAAGCGGTGTCCGCATGGCGACTCGCGCCGAGCGGGCCGGGCGCGTCAGCGGGCGCCTGCCGAGGCGACGCTGGCGCGGGCGGTGAGAAGGTGGGCGACGCCGTCGTCCGGCAGTGGGGGAGTCTCGCCGCCGAAGAGGGGGCAGTGGGGCTGGAAGGCGCACCAGCCGCACAGGGGGCCGCGCTTGGGGGTGAAGGCGCCGGCGTGGGCGCAATCCTCGATGTCGTCCCAGATGCGGGCCAGGCGCGTCTCGGTGGCCTCGAGCTCGGGCAGGCGCGGGTCATGGGTGAGGGTGCGGCCGTCCTTAAGGTAGAGGAGTTGGAGGCGGGCGGGGGCCCGCCCGCGCAGGCGCCACAGGACGAGCCCGTAGAAGCGCATCTGGAACAGCGCCTCCTCCTGGAATCTGGGGGAGGGGGACTTGCCGGTCTTGTAATCGACGACGCGCATGGCGCCGTCGGGGGCGATGTCGAGGCGGTCGACGAATCCGCGGATGAGCAGGCCGTCGGCGACCTCGGTCTCCACGAAGAGCTCGCGCTCGGCGGGGGCGAGGCGCTGAGGGTTCTCCATGCGGAAGTAGGAGGTGATGAGGTCTCGCGCCTGGCCGAGCCAGGCCTCGATCTGCGCGGGCTCCTCGAAAAGCCCCATGACCTCAGGGCTCTTGGCGCGGTGAGCCTCCCACTGCTCGGGCAGCATGGCGAGGGCGGCCTCCGGGGCGCGCTCGCGCGCGGGCAGGTCGTAGAGGCGCTCAAGGATCGCGTGGACGAGCGTGCCCTTGTGGGTGGCGAGGGAGCCGGGCTCGGCCAGGCCGTCCACGGCGCGCAGGCGGAACAGCAGGGGGCACTGGAGGAAGTCCTTGGCGCGTGATGGGGAGAGCGCCGCCCGGCGCGGCCCCCTGCGCGCGGAGCGGCCGGCGCCTGGGCCCGTGGCCCGCGGCCGGGTGGTAGCCGGGGCGGCGGGCCGCCCGGGGGATGAGGGCACTGCGGGTGCCGCATCTGCTGTCATGGTGGCACCGTACCCCGGGGCTCCGACATGAATCCGGGCGACGGGAGGGGGAGAGCGCGCGTGGGAAGGCGGTGAGGGCCTCTGGGCAGCGGCGTGGAGGGGCCCCTGGCCCGTATGTTCGTAAGAGTCCGTGGCCTGGTGAGAACTAGGATGCGGCTATGGATGCGTTATCTCTGGGTGGCGTGGCCTCCAGTGTTGTCTCGGTGCTCCTGCGCACCGTGGATCTGTGCCTCAACCCCACGTTGGCCGGCGCGGCCGCGCTGAGCAATGATGGTCGGCAGGCCGCTGACCGGCTCGGCGATGCTGCCCATGACGAGGGCGCAGAGGGGCGGATCG includes these proteins:
- a CDS encoding RecB family exonuclease; its protein translation is MTADAAPAVPSSPGRPAAPATTRPRATGPGAGRSARRGPRRAALSPSRAKDFLQCPLLFRLRAVDGLAEPGSLATHKGTLVHAILERLYDLPARERAPEAALAMLPEQWEAHRAKSPEVMGLFEEPAQIEAWLGQARDLITSYFRMENPQRLAPAERELFVETEVADGLLIRGFVDRLDIAPDGAMRVVDYKTGKSPSPRFQEEALFQMRFYGLVLWRLRGRAPARLQLLYLKDGRTLTHDPRLPELEATETRLARIWDDIEDCAHAGAFTPKRGPLCGWCAFQPHCPLFGGETPPLPDDGVAHLLTARASVASAGAR
- a CDS encoding YeeE/YedE family protein; translation: MIITGLITGATLGFILQRGRFCITGAFRDLWVSRSSFWLTAFLIAIAVQAVGVLALTLTGAIAPEAPQLSVVATAVGSLLFGVGIVLAGGCATGTYYRAGEGLVGSWFALIAYALSAAAAKTGILAGPTRWVKGLWTTELTTIPAALHLPQWVGVAAFVVGVALLARRQLRLTAARGPQPTLPARRAGLAHLLLEKRWNPLATGAIVGIVATAAWPLSWAAGREDGLGITTPSANLIGVIVTGDTGRFDWGVLLVLGILLGSFIAAKASGEFRVRVPDATIIIRSILGGVLMGVGAAWAGGCSIGNALVQTSLLSWQGWIALVFQVLGVGAAAWALLIRPRQKRRAARAARAKTAGAAEPSPAREAAPARA